The proteins below are encoded in one region of Candidatus Woesearchaeota archaeon:
- a CDS encoding AAA family ATPase — MITICITGTPATGKTTLAKVLMKELEYPVLDIKKFIKEKKLAEEYDPIRKCDVVDTEKLNKEIIREIKKVRKQYSPEGIIIDSHLSHYLPEEYVDLCIITKCSLKELSKRLKKRKYSRQKTRENLDAEIFDTCLNEGKEKKHKTFVINTTKGIKKQSISQIKGEINAVESAGRRAE; from the coding sequence ATGATAACTATCTGTATAACAGGAACACCAGCCACAGGAAAAACTACTTTGGCAAAAGTTTTGATGAAGGAATTAGAATACCCTGTTCTGGATATAAAGAAATTCATCAAGGAAAAAAAATTAGCAGAGGAATACGATCCTATAAGAAAATGCGATGTAGTCGACACAGAAAAGCTCAATAAGGAAATAATAAGGGAAATCAAAAAAGTACGAAAGCAGTATTCTCCCGAAGGCATAATCATAGATTCCCATCTTTCTCATTATCTCCCTGAAGAATATGTTGATTTATGCATCATAACAAAATGCTCTCTAAAGGAATTAAGCAAGCGCCTTAAAAAAAGAAAATATTCAAGGCAGAAGACAAGGGAAAATCTCGATGCAGAGATATTTGATACTTGCCTGAATGAGGGAAAAGAAAAGAAACACAAAACATTTGTTATTAACACTACAAAAGGTATTAAAAAACAATCAATTTCTCAGATAAAGGGTGAGATTAATGCAGTTGAATCCGCAGGCAGAAGAGCTGAATGA
- a CDS encoding aminotransferase class I/II-fold pyridoxal phosphate-dependent enzyme, with amino-acid sequence MQLNPQAEELNEMIRKNSGTVYSLLSEKGKAIFFPAKGILAQSADAKGMRINATIGAAIEDDGSPMRLKSIAKEVNLQPGLIFPYAPSFGRPDLRKKWKEMIFEKNPGLKGKEVSLPIVTNAITHGLSVLGYMFLDEGDKVITPDLFWGNYKLIFINGYKVKLDSFETFKQGGFNTKGLKEKIGEGKGKKVVLLNFPNNPTGYTPTVEEVKEIVSIIKEAADKGNKILVICDDAYFGLVYEKGIEKESIFRYLADIHENVLAVKADGCTKEDYVWGFRVGFLTYAIKDGNSELYSALESKTSGTVRGNISNVNNLGQSLVYNAFSSPAYWDEKKEKYKLLKSRYDEVREVLEDKKYMEFFKALPFNSGYFMCIKMQEGIDAEEVRQILLKKYDTGIIAIPPLIRIAFSSCAKENIKKLFENIYDACKDVT; translated from the coding sequence ATGCAGTTGAATCCGCAGGCAGAAGAGCTGAATGAGATGATCAGGAAAAATTCAGGCACTGTTTACAGCTTGCTTTCTGAAAAAGGAAAGGCAATATTCTTTCCGGCAAAAGGAATTCTGGCACAGAGCGCCGATGCTAAAGGCATGAGGATAAATGCAACCATTGGGGCGGCAATAGAGGATGACGGTTCGCCTATGAGGCTAAAATCAATCGCGAAAGAAGTCAACTTGCAGCCGGGGCTTATATTTCCCTATGCCCCGAGTTTTGGCAGGCCTGACTTAAGGAAAAAATGGAAAGAGATGATCTTTGAGAAGAATCCAGGTCTAAAAGGTAAAGAAGTAAGCCTGCCGATTGTAACTAATGCTATAACTCATGGATTGAGTGTTTTGGGATATATGTTTTTAGATGAGGGTGATAAGGTAATTACTCCTGATTTATTTTGGGGTAATTATAAGCTGATTTTTATCAATGGTTACAAAGTTAAATTGGATAGTTTTGAGACTTTCAAGCAAGGAGGATTTAATACAAAGGGACTGAAGGAAAAAATAGGGGAAGGTAAAGGCAAGAAAGTAGTTTTGTTAAATTTTCCCAATAATCCTACTGGATACACTCCTACGGTTGAAGAGGTAAAAGAGATTGTATCTATTATTAAGGAAGCAGCTGATAAGGGGAATAAGATATTAGTTATTTGTGATGATGCATATTTTGGATTAGTTTATGAGAAAGGGATTGAGAAGGAATCGATATTTAGGTATTTAGCAGATATTCATGAGAATGTTTTAGCTGTTAAAGCAGATGGATGCACTAAGGAAGATTATGTCTGGGGATTCCGGGTTGGATTCTTGACATATGCAATAAAGGACGGAAATAGTGAATTATATTCAGCTTTGGAGTCAAAGACTTCTGGAACTGTTCGAGGAAATATATCGAATGTGAATAATTTAGGACAATCGCTTGTTTATAATGCATTTAGCTCGCCAGCTTATTGGGATGAGAAGAAGGAGAAATATAAGTTGTTGAAATCCAGGTATGATGAAGTAAGGGAAGTTTTAGAGGATAAGAAGTATATGGAATTTTTCAAAGCGTTGCCTTTTAATTCCGGATACTTTATGTGCATTAAGATGCAGGAAGGAATCGATGCTGAGGAAGTCAGGCAAATATTATTGAAGAAGTATGATACCGGAATCATTGCCATCCCGCCCCTAATCAGGATTGCTTTCTCATCCTGTGCAAAGGAGAATATAAAAAAGTTGTTTGAGAATATCTATGATGCCTGTAAGGATGTTACATAA
- a CDS encoding eight-cysteine-cluster domain-containing protein, whose translation MKKIIGLLFLIVLLGCQQNEVYDGECSSDTDCVTAGCSGQLCVPQGRESDTMTICDFKPEYDCLRLTSCSCIAGKCSFEQTQEYRQCLKIKGS comes from the coding sequence ATGAAAAAAATAATTGGGCTTTTATTTTTAATTGTCCTGCTCGGTTGCCAGCAGAACGAAGTTTATGACGGTGAGTGCAGTTCAGACACCGACTGTGTCACTGCAGGCTGCTCAGGCCAGCTGTGTGTTCCTCAAGGGAGGGAATCAGATACAATGACAATATGTGATTTCAAGCCGGAATACGATTGTCTAAGGCTAACATCCTGCTCATGCATAGCAGGAAAGTGCAGCTTTGAGCAAACCCAGGAATACAGGCAATGCCTTAAGATAAAGGGAAGTTAA